DNA sequence from the Candidatus Cloacimonadota bacterium genome:
CCAAGAATCACTCATTTATCCATTCTAAGCAGCAAACACTTTTTCTCCATAAATTTGACAAGAAATCACCATCTAAAATCTTTGCAAAAAAATAAATTTTATGAATGGCTTATGAAAATTTCCCTTTTAGCAAGTGGTAGTAAAGGCAACTCCATTGTAGTTGTTGGAAAAAAATCTGCTCTTATGATTGATGCCGGTCTTTCCGGAAAAAAAATATTCGAAAGATTGGAAATGGTAGGTGTAGATAAAGAAATCATCAGTGCGATTCTTGTAACTCACGAGCATTCCGATCATGTTCGCGGTGCTGGAATCATCTCCAGAAAATTAAAAATCCCGCTATATATTAATGAACTCACATACAGCGAAACTAAGCAACGCGGAAATCGGCTCGGAAAAATTGACAGACTTCAATTTTTTGAAAACGGTGTCTCGTTTGAATTCGGTGATTTCCTGATCCACCCCTTTTCCGTTCCACATGACAGTATAAACAATTCCTGCTTTCGTATTTCGGAAATAAATTCCGACGAGGACTTGGTGATACTTACAGACCTTGGTTTCCCAACAAAACTTGTCAAAAATAAAATCAAGAATCCCTCTACAATCGTACTTGAAAGCAATCATGACATTGGTAAATTGATAAATGGTCCCTACGAATGGCATCTCAAACAGCGCATTAAAGGCAAAAACGGGCATCTTTCCAATGATCAGGCAGGTGAACTGATGCTGGAAATATTCCATCCAAAACTGAAGAATATCATCCTCGCACATCTCAGCGAGGAAAACAATGAACCGGAAATCGCTTTTAATTCTATGAAAAAACTTATTCTTGAAAATAAAATAAACTGCAATTTGTATGTTGCTCTCCAGCATACTCCGACGGAACTTATAGAGGTGTAATTTATATGCTTCCATATTTTCTGCTTATTTTCGGATTCATCCTGCTCGCAAAAGGAGCAGACTTTTTCATTGATGGTGCTTCCGAGATTGCCCAATATTTCCATGTATCTCCCCTTTTTATCGGATTGACTTTGGCAGCTTTCGGAACAAGCGCTCCGGAGGCGGCGGTTAGCATAAAAGCTACCCTCTCAGGAGTTAATGGAATTGCTCTTGGGAATGTGATTGGTAGTAATATAGCAAATATTTGCTTAGCTATCGGCATAGCAGCCCTTATCAAACCACTGTTCTTTGAAAACACAACAAGTAAAAAGGAGCTACCATTCCTTGTTCTATCAACATTCATAATTTTTTTATTCTGCTTAGATTTTACAAATTCCCACAGTGCAACATCTATGATCTCACGCACAGAGGGAATCATTCTTCTTGTTCTAATGGTCGTTTTTTTATTTTATCTTTCCAGAATGGCTAAAAATGATAGAAAACAAACTGATAGAAATATTCTTCATCCGAAAATTTCCTTACCAAAAAATATTCTGCTGACGGTAGTCGGTGGTGTTGCAATAATCATTGGTGGAAATATTACAGTTTCAAATGCAACTCTAATTGCAAAAATCTGGGGTGTGAGCGACAAAGTAATCGGCATATCTATCGTAGCGTTCGGAACATCTGTTCCGGAAATCGTAACCGCAATTGTAGCGATAAAGAAAAATCAAATTTCGATTGCTGTGGGAAATATCGTGGGAAGCAATCTTTTTAATATTCTATTTGTATTGGGAATCGCTTCTACAATCAAAAATATTTCGCTCTCGTCAGACGTAATTTTTGATGCGGGAGTCTGCCTGTTCATTACGATTTTATTTTTCCTTTTTTCAAAAATTCACAAAAAAATCGGAAAACTTCAAGGCTTGATCCTGATAGTTTTTTATATTGGATATATGTTTTCACTTTTTATCATAAAATAGTGAAAATCACTTTGATTTTTAAAACCTTGACTAATTTTGATGAGATTGCAACAAATGCAATATCGGAGAAAAAAATATGATTGAGATAATTGTAGATGAATGTGTCGGATGCAAAAAATGTGTCCCAGCCTGTGCATATAATGCCATAAAAGTTGTTGATAATCTAGCCGAGATCGATCTCGACAAATGTACTCTCTGCGGTGCTTGTGTGCCTGCTTGCCCGTTTGATGCAATCTTTATTCGTAAAAGCGACAACCAAATAATGGATCTCGATTCTTATCGGGGAGTAATGACTTTTGCTGAACAAAAAGATGGAAAAATCCAGCAAATAACTTATGAAATGCTTGGTGCCGGTCGCAGATTGGCGGATGATCTGAAAACAGAATTATCCACAGTAATTTGTGGTTCTCAACTGGATAATACAATTTTAAATGAACTTATCTATCACGGCGCTGATAGAGTTTTTGTGATTGACGATCCTATGCTGAAAAATTTTCTTGATGAGCCCTACACCCAAGCCTTAGTAGAAACTATTAAAAAGAACAAACCGGAAATAGTTC
Encoded proteins:
- a CDS encoding MBL fold metallo-hydrolase, which produces PRITHLSILSSKHFFSINLTRNHHLKSLQKNKFYEWLMKISLLASGSKGNSIVVVGKKSALMIDAGLSGKKIFERLEMVGVDKEIISAILVTHEHSDHVRGAGIISRKLKIPLYINELTYSETKQRGNRLGKIDRLQFFENGVSFEFGDFLIHPFSVPHDSINNSCFRISEINSDEDLVILTDLGFPTKLVKNKIKNPSTIVLESNHDIGKLINGPYEWHLKQRIKGKNGHLSNDQAGELMLEIFHPKLKNIILAHLSEENNEPEIAFNSMKKLILENKINCNLYVALQHTPTELIEV
- a CDS encoding calcium/sodium antiporter, coding for MLPYFLLIFGFILLAKGADFFIDGASEIAQYFHVSPLFIGLTLAAFGTSAPEAAVSIKATLSGVNGIALGNVIGSNIANICLAIGIAALIKPLFFENTTSKKELPFLVLSTFIIFLFCLDFTNSHSATSMISRTEGIILLVLMVVFLFYLSRMAKNDRKQTDRNILHPKISLPKNILLTVVGGVAIIIGGNITVSNATLIAKIWGVSDKVIGISIVAFGTSVPEIVTAIVAIKKNQISIAVGNIVGSNLFNILFVLGIASTIKNISLSSDVIFDAGVCLFITILFFLFSKIHKKIGKLQGLILIVFYIGYMFSLFIIK